From a single Nicotiana tomentosiformis chromosome 2, ASM39032v3, whole genome shotgun sequence genomic region:
- the LOC104084807 gene encoding uncharacterized protein → MALSITNKLTSTYFSTFPCPFSLSKFIILFTLPFLIPIQAQSRLCRISCGGIPIQYPFGLDDGCGSPYYRHILVCTADMLELRTPSGRYPVKNINYSDPHILVTDPFMWNCLDGNNFRPTRPFSLDTSTHFILSPQNDYLFFNCSEQDVIIERKSTFCERFPEQCDSTCDSSSYLCRHLPECANGLRSSSCCSYYPKATESLRLMLKHCATYTSVYWRNLGVTPAFNEVPEYGIRVDFDIPVTTRCLKCQDSAKGDGICGFDTERLNFLCLCNKGNSTTNCNDSENSHRRPGVIAGTATAVSVAGAFGIGVGVWYLKKARAKASVTHGVQSNENRLF, encoded by the exons ATGGCCCTTTCAATAACAAACAAATTAACATCaacttatttttcaactttccCATGTCCCTTTTCTTTGTCCAAATTTATAATTCTATTTACACTTCCATTTCTCATTCCAATACAAGCTCAATCAAGACTCTGCAGAATATCTTGTGGTGGTATTCCAATTCAATACCCTTTTGGCCTAGATGATGGATGTGGCAGTCCATATTACAGACATATTCTTGTTTGTACAGCAGATATGCTTGAGCTTAGAACACCTTCAGGCAGATACCCTGTTAAAAATATAAACTATTCAGATCCTCACATTCTTGTCACTGATCCCTTTATGTGGAATTGCCTAGACGGCAATAATTTTCGCCCAACTAGACCATTTAGCCTAGACACTAGCACACATTTCATTCTGTCACCTCAAAATGACTACCTCTTTTTCAACTGTAGTGAACAAGATGTGATCATTGAGCGAAAATCAACGTTCTGTGAGCGTTTTCCTGAGCAGTGTGATTCGACCTGTGATAGTTCGAGTTATCTTTGTAGGCACTTACCTGAATGTGCTAATGGATTGAGGAGTAGCTCTTGTTGTTCTTACTATCCTAAAGCTACAGAGTCTTTGAGACTGATGTTGAAGCATTGTGCAACTTATACTAGTGTGTATTGGAGAAATCTTGGTGTAACTCCGGCTTTTAATGAGGTCCCTGAGTATGGGATTAGAGTTGATTTTGATATTCCTGTGACTACGCGATGCCTCAAGTGTCAAGATTCCGCTAAGGGAGATGGCATTTGTGGGTTTGATACGGAGAGACTCAATTTTTTGTGCCTGTGTAACAAAGGAAATAGTACAACCAACTGTAATG ATAGTGAAAATTCTCACAGGAGGCCTGGCGTTATTGCAG GGACTGCAACTGCAGTATCAGTTGCAGGGGCATTTGGAATTGGGGTTGGTGTATGGTACTTGAAGAAAGCGAGAGCAAAAGCATCAGTAACTCATGGAGTTCAAAGCAATGAGAACAGGCTTTTCTGA
- the LOC138905808 gene encoding uncharacterized protein yields the protein MVVVQVNAKARNLLYNAISGEEYEKISSCDTAKEMWDKLEVTYEGTSKVKETRINLLVHDYELFQMKEGESIEEIFARFSKIIGDLKAFGKSYSSADQVRKILRSLPTTWQTKVVALKSQDLDKLSYDEQQGDLIAFEKTHLEKMRQEEKKKQLPSKLQLKELRIILMMMQKLLKKKLLWFQEI from the coding sequence ATGGTTGTTGTCCAAGTTAATGCTAAAGCACGAAACTTGCTTTATAATGCTATAAGTGGAGAGGAATATGAGAAAATTTCAAGTTGTGACACGGCCAAGGAAATGTGGGACAAATTAGAAGTTACCTATGAAGGAACTAGCAAAGTGAAAGAAACCCGGATAAATCTGTTGGTTCACGACTATGAACTCTTCCAGATGAAAGAAGGTGAATCCATTGAGGAAATATTTGCACGGTTCAGCAAAATCATTGGCGATCTGAAAGCCTTTGGTAAATCCTACTCAAGTGCTGATCAAGTTCGAAAAATCTtaaggagtttgcctacaacatgGCAGACAAAAGTAGTTGCGCTTAAATCTCAGGACCTAGACAAATTGTCATACGATGAGCAACAAGGAGATCTTATAGCATTTGAGAAAACACATCTCGAGAAAATGCGTCAGGAAGAGAAAAAGAAACAGTTGCCTTCAAAGCTGCAACTGAAAGAATTGAGAATAATATTGATGATGATGCAGAAGCTCTTGAAGAAGAAATTGCTATGGTTTCAAGAAATATGA